From the genome of Thiovibrio frasassiensis:
ACAGTTCGAATATGCCGAAGCAGCCCGCAATCCCAAGACGAGCAGGGCTGATCTCCTCAAAAAAAGAAAAGAACTGTGGGATATCCAGCAAAAAATCCATGAAAAAGCGTGGAATTTCATAAAAGAATAGCAGCGCAACCATGAGACGAGACGGCGGGAGCAAAAATCCCGCCGTCCTTGTTTTACAAGGTACAGCCCGCCCAATTCCGCGGCTGCTCCGGGGGGAGGATCTAGGTCTGCACAAGGCCCCCCTGCCGACACTCTTTCTTTCCCAATCCGCACCCCAGCCGATATCTCCTTATCGTGAGGGGCCAATACGGCGGGGTCCTACTCCTCTATCCGATGGGTCTTCATTTTCTCCCAGAGATTTTTGCGGCTGATGCCAAGCAGCTGCGCCGCCTCGCTCTTTTTCCCCCCGGTCTGCCGGAGTGCCCGCAGGATGCAGCTCCGTTCGGCCATGGCAATGGCCTCGGCCAGTTTCATCGAAGAGGATGCGGCAATCTCGCAGGGCGGCGACTCCCTTACCAGATCCGCCGGCAGGAGCCAGGGCTCCACCACGCTGGTGGGGTTGAGCACCGTGACCCGCTCGATGATATTGCGCAGTTCCCGGATATTGCCGGGGTAATTGTATGCCATGAGGATCTCAAGGGCTGCGGGGGAAAGGGTCTGGCTTCCGGCGCGGGATTTGTCGAATTCCCGAAAAAAGAAACCGCAGAGTTCGGGGATATCCTCCTTGCGCTCCCGCAGCGGCGGCACCGCGATGGGGATAACCTGCAGCCGGTAATACAGGTCTTCCCGAAAACGGCTGGCCTGCACTTCGCTCAGAAGATTTCTCGCCGTGGCGCAGAGCACCCGGACATCGATCTTGATCGGGGCACCGCCACCCACCCGCTCAATCTCCCGCTCCTGCAGAACCCGGAGCAGTTTCGCCTGAAGATTGAGGGGCAGCTCCCCAATTTCATCCAAAAGGATGGTGCCGTTGTTGGCCATTTCGAAGCGGCCGATCTTTCTGGCGTCCGCGCCGGTAAAGGCCCCCTTTTCATGGCCGAAGAGTTCGGATTCCATGAGCCCTTCGGGGATCGCGGCACAGTTCACCTTGATAAAGGGGCCTTTCGCCCGGGGGCTGCTGTAATGGATGGCCGAGGCAACCAGTTCCTTGCCGGTCCCGGATTCGCCGGTAATCAGGACGGTGGCATCCGAGGGAGCCACCTGGGCAATCAGGTGCAGCAAGGCGCGCATCGGGGGGCTGCTGCCGATAATAGGCTTTTGCGCCTGCTGACAACATTGCTCCAGAGAGGCACAGCGCACCTTGATCGCTTGATTTTCGATGAGCCTTTTAACCCGAATCACCAGATCGTCCATATCAAATGGCTTCAGGAGATAATCGGCCGCGCCTTGCTTCAGGCATTGCACCGCGTCTTCCACGCTGCCGTAGGCGGTCATGAATATCACATCCGTGGCAGGCGTATGCAGGAGCACCTCGCGCAACAATGCCTCTCCGCCCAAATGCGGCATGCGGATATCGGAAATCAGCAGGTTGTAGGCCTTTTTCCGAAGAAGCGCCTGGGCCTCGCGTCCGTCACAGGCCTCATCCACCAGCCAGCCCTCCTTGCGCAGCCGATCCGAAAGGGTGATGCGCATGATCTCGTCGTCTTCGGCAAGAAGAATCTTACTGTTATGCATTCTTTTCCCCCTCTTGGGTCTGGCTCGCGGGCTCAACGGGCAATTCTACAATGAAGCAGGCCCCCTCGCCCTGTGTGCTGGTTACGGAAATCCTTCCCTGCATCCGCTGCACCAGGGAGTAGGTGACCGCAAGGCCAAGCCCGCTTCCCTCCCCCACATCCTTGGTGGTGAAGAAGGGATCGAAGATCTTGGCGAGTTCCACTTCGGCTATCCCGGTGCCGGTATCGGCAAAGCTGAGACGGAGCCAGCCGTCTTCCTCCCTACTGCTTACGGTCAAAGTGCCGCCCTGGGGCATGGCCTGCACGGCATTGAGCACAATATTCACCACAACCTGCTGCAGCGCCCCGGAGTCAATGGGGTATTTTTTTTCTCCCAAGGCAAGCTCGGGGCGCAAGGTGATTTTTTTGAGGGCATACTCCAGCAGGAGAAAACACTCTTTGAGCAGGGGGTCCACACCAATACGACTGTAATGGAGAGGCTCCCGCCGGCCGAAATTGAGCAGCTGCTGCACGGTGTTGCCGATGCGCTTCAACCCTTTCTCAATCAACCCAAGATACCG
Proteins encoded in this window:
- a CDS encoding sigma-54-dependent transcriptional regulator, with the translated sequence MHNSKILLAEDDEIMRITLSDRLRKEGWLVDEACDGREAQALLRKKAYNLLISDIRMPHLGGEALLREVLLHTPATDVIFMTAYGSVEDAVQCLKQGAADYLLKPFDMDDLVIRVKRLIENQAIKVRCASLEQCCQQAQKPIIGSSPPMRALLHLIAQVAPSDATVLITGESGTGKELVASAIHYSSPRAKGPFIKVNCAAIPEGLMESELFGHEKGAFTGADARKIGRFEMANNGTILLDEIGELPLNLQAKLLRVLQEREIERVGGGAPIKIDVRVLCATARNLLSEVQASRFREDLYYRLQVIPIAVPPLRERKEDIPELCGFFFREFDKSRAGSQTLSPAALEILMAYNYPGNIRELRNIIERVTVLNPTSVVEPWLLPADLVRESPPCEIAASSSMKLAEAIAMAERSCILRALRQTGGKKSEAAQLLGISRKNLWEKMKTHRIEE